In Felis catus isolate Fca126 chromosome B1, F.catus_Fca126_mat1.0, whole genome shotgun sequence, the sequence gagggcggggtgggggtggggggccccgAACCGCGTTCTCTtaccccacacggggctccgcTCCCCTCCAGCAGGCCCCCGCCCgccctgaccaccccccccccccgcccgcgcTCGCTCCCCGCAGACACCCCCTGTTTGGCCGCAACGTGCCCCTGTCCAGCGGCTCGGGCTTCATCATGTCGGAGGCCGGCCTGATTGTCACCAACGCCCACGTGGTGTCCACCTCCAATGCCGTCTCGGGCCGGCAACAGCTCAAGGTGCAGCTGCAGAATGGAGACACGTACGAGGCCACCATCAAAGACATCGACAAGAAGTCGGACATCGCCACCATCCAGATCCACCCCAAGGTGAgtgggcggcgggcggggcgggggcgcctTCCCAGACCCCAGAGCTCGGAGTCGCCTCGGCCCGACCTCCCTGTGGGACGCTCGGAGGAACCGAGGCCCGGCCACGGGGCGGGCCAGCCTAGAACCGGGGTCTCCAgaccccctgcccctgcttcctgAGCTGCCGTGTGCGAGCAGAGCCGGGCTGCCGCCCGCCAGCCAGCGATGTGCCCCCAAGTCATTCGCGAAGGGGCGTCCTCCAAGGCCCAGGGACGCTGCCTGCGTCCCTCCCGGGTCACTCCAGGACAGGCAGCTTCCCCCGTGGGGCTGACGGGACGCTGGCCCGGAGCTCCGGGACATACGCCCCGGTCCCTCCACATCCCGTCCCCCCAGCTGGCCAGGCGGGGCCCACAGCGGGGCCACAGCCGTCCCGCGTCACCGCCAGGGGCCGGCACTGTGCCTGCGCCCCACCGCCCTTGACAGAAGGGGCGTCGGTGTCCTGCTGCTTCCgaggggacactgaggtcagagaggttaagtcactgcCCAAGGTCAGGCTAAGCCGGGGCAGGGCACGTCCAGTGTTGTGGTCGTGACTCTCGGTGACGGCAGCCTGCCCCTGCCGTGAGGCCGGTGACCGGGCGGCTGTCTGCGCTGGTGAGTCTGGCTTGGCCGACTTGGAATCCGGCTTCCGCTCTTTCTGAATGAAAGTGTGTGGTTTTGGTGATAATGAATCTTTTGTGAGGAGGCTCCTTCTTGCCCGATccaggggggaggagaggctTATCCCAACGGGGACCCTTCCCCACGGCAGTTACTGAGCCCGGGGACGCCACCTCCGTTctaaagatggggaaactgaggctggggcgGGGCACGGGGTGTGCTCAAAGACAGAGGCTGGCAAACGTCTTCGGTGAAGCTCCAGATAGTAAGCACTTCGAGGCTTTGTGGGGTCCGGGCCCTCTGGGGACGCCTCTCAACGACGCAGCCACCACAGGCCACACGAGCCCGTGGCCGTGTccccataaaactttatttacaaaacagaaacaggcagCAGGCTGCATTTGGCCCGAGGGCCACAGGGTGCAGCCCCTGCCGAGGACCCCCACAGGGTGACGCAGAGCCAGACTGGACCGCGCGGGTCTGGCGGTCGCCGGGTCTCTCCTGTTCCGGGCGCCGCGGTACAATCCCGAGGGGCACACGCAGCAGCCGTCCGTGGCCCCAGGGGCGGGTGGGCTTTAGTAAGGACTGAACGACCTCCCAGCGGGAGCTGCCTCAGCCCCTGGGTCCTGCGCGTGGTGGCCCCCCCAGCCTTGGGGGGGGCTGCGGCCCCGCGGCCACGCGGGCAGGTGAGGAAGGGCCGAGTGGAGCCCTGCCGGCTCGCCTCACCCCCGTTCACAGGTCCCCCCGTTTGTACTGGGAGCTGCCCTGGGACAGAAGACCTTAAGTGGCATGGTGGCTGGAGCAGAAAGAGGAGGCCACCGCCGGGGAGGAAAGAGGAGTGACCACACACAACCGGGTGCTCAGAGGGTCCGAGGTGTGGGGTCCTTGTCCAGAGCTAGAGGGAGGCCCCCTGCGATCGGGACAGGACAGTCGCCGGCACCTTCTCTTAAAGCTTTCTGTCTGCAAGTGACTGCCGTCCCCCGGGAGTCCCCAGAAGCAGTGCCCCTCCCCGGTGGTGGCCTCGGACGTAAGGGGTGCGACACTGTCCCCCGGGAGTCCCCAGAAGCAGTGCCCCTCCCCGGTGGTGGCCTCGGACGTAAGGGGTGCGACACCGAACCCCCAGATTCACGGAGGTGCTGGCGACGGGGCCTCGGCCGCCGTGGATTCCACGTTTGCCACTGTGCGCACTTGGGCACCTTAAGCCCGCTCAGGAGCACCCCCTCTGAGCGTGTCTCCTGCAGCTTCCGGAACACGGAGGCGACCCCAACACGGCTGGCCCTCAGAGCTGCCGGCCCAGCCGTGGACTCAGACAGACAGACGGGCCGGCTCCACGTGAAACTGGAGTGGGCAGGCGTCTCCGTGGGCAGGGGGTGATGGCAGAGCGTGGCTGAGTCACCTCGccgctctgggcctcagtttccctgtgtgTCTACATCGGGAGATCGGGTTGAGCTGGATCAAGGATTCCAAAACTAGGGCTCCAGAGCCCCTGCGGTCCTAGGCATCGGTCTGTGTGTGATGCATTTTTGACGGCATTCGTAGCCCCTGTCAGACTTTCAGAGGGACCTGTGGCCACCGAACCACTGAGCTCGATGACCTCAGAGGCTGTGCCCAGCCGGACCCCGTGGGCCTCCTCCCTGTGTGTGACCCCCGCAGCCCACCTGGGGACCCCCGTGGTCACCGGTGTGGCCGAGGCTCTGTTCCAAGGACTCCAGCCCGGGTCCCTCCTGCTACGGGTCAGCTGGAGGCCAGCCCAACCTCCGTCTGAGTCGGCAGCTTGCCTTGCCCTTCACCCCCGATGGGTCTCGCCAGCGCTCCGGCCCTCCTGGGACCGTCCCGGCCTTGATCTGGCTCCAGTCTCACCCAGGGCAGACAGCTGAGCCTCCCTCCCCGTGTCCCCCCTGCAGAAGAAGCTCCCGGCCCTGCTGCTGGGCCACTCGGCAGACCTGCGGCCCGGCGAGTTTGTGATGGCCATCGGCAGTCCGTTTGCCCTGCAGAACACGGTGACCACGGGCATCGTCAGCACGGCCCAGCGGGACGGCAAGGAGCTGGGCCTCCGGGACTCCGACATGGACTACGTCCAGACAGACGCCATCATCAACGTGAGTCCTCGCGGGGCCTCCGGCGGGGCTCGCTCCCCGTCGCCCGGCCCGCGTGCTAGAGAGGTGCTTCTTTACGCTGAGCGGAGCCTGGACTCCCTGTGACTTCTGCACGCGGGCGCCAGGCCCGCCCTGGGAGTCGGCGGCTTCGTTCCTGACCCGGGCCAGGAACCCGGGTCACGCCCGAACCACTCACCCTGTCAGCCTCGCTTTTCTCGTCCTCAGTGTTGCCACCGAATCGGGGGGCTCACGGCGCAccctgcccaggcgccccacacccaCCTCTCTGGTTTGCCGTGGTTCGGGCTCTTCTGGGAATGTTAGTCTTTGTAGAGACCCCTCGAGGCGGGTGGGGTAGAACTGTACCCCGTGAGGCGAATCTGGAGGCGTGCGGCGGGCGCAGAGGGCTCTGGCCCAGGTCAGACGGCGTCCACATGGCCTCCGgggcctcagctttctcacctgtgaaatgggggcaGGAGTGAGGCCTTTCGATGCTGTTGGGGGTAAAATCCAAGTACCCGTCTTCTGTGCTGGTTAACAGGGAGGGCTCAGGAGACAGAGCTTCAGGAACCCGCGAGGGGCTCAGGGCTCAGCTAACGTCTCATTTCCTCCCTTGCAGTACGGGAACTCCGGGGGCCCCCTGGTGAACCTGGTGAGTGTCCCCAAGTCCTCCACTCACATGGCAGCACGGCCCCAAGGCGGGGATGGAACCTCGAAGATGCGCCTTGAATCTTCACACCcgctggctgggctgggggccccgGGGGAGGGCATGACCCCAAGTGCCTGTTGCCCTGCCCCCCAAGCCCCCAGGGATGCTGAGTAAGGGTGACCCAGAACAGCAGCCAGGCAGGGACCACACGCCCATCAAGGACGTGGGGCAGCGGAGACACAGGTCATGGCCGGTCACGGCTCTGGGCCCCCCATCCTTGCGTTTACGTGCGAGGGTGTGGGGGCGTCCTCCTTCCGTCCCAGCCCTGTTGGGTCACCCCTGCCCCAGGTCTGCCCTGGGCCCCAGAGTCAGGCTCATTCCCATCCCAGGGGAGATTTCCAGAATGAACCCAAAGTTCAGTTCAGAAATCAGTTGGGCTCCGGGCCCTGAGAATTGTTGGATGCCCTCCCGCCCTGGGGAGCTCCTGTGGGCAAGTGTGACGTGAGGAGCAGTGAGGGGGCTCTGCAGGGATGCaggcagggagggcttcctggaggagggagcaTCTAACTTGCACTGTGGAGACCGAGGGTCTGGGGTTGAGAGGGACGTGCAGGGGAAAGATGGTCCGGGGAGCAGCACGGCACGAGCGGGAGGGGTCGGACGCTCAGCGGGACGAAGGCCGCAGCACTGGTGTTCGAGAAAGTCGTGCGGGTGGGCTTCAGGCTGGAGGCCAGAAAGGCCGGCGCAGGGGTGCGTGCTGGGTATGGAGAGGAGTGCCTTCCCGGGAGGGTGTCAAGAGCGAGGTGTGTCCGGGGCCCCGGCTGCAGCCTCgaggggtgcagggtgggggcggcgggggaggccAGCTCCTGGGGCGCAGAGGGGGCGGGTGATGCCGGGAGCCGCCCCGACCTCACGCCCCCAGCCGCGCttctggaaggaaggcagagggggGCGCGTACGCCTCATCACCCCCCGTCTGGGCTCCCGGGATGCTGCTGGGGGTGTCCTCCTCGCGGGGTGGACCGCGAGCTCCCGTACGGACACTCTCTGGCGAGGGAGAGGAGGGGTCCGGtttggagggagaggtggggggtcCCTGGCCCGGAGGCGAACCCCGGAGCGCCTTTCCCGGACAGCTTCTGGGAGCCCTCGGGGGCGGTGACGGCCGGTCGGCCACGGGAACCGGGCGGCGGCCACGGGAACCGGGCGGCGGCCACGGGAACCGGGCGGCGGCCACGGGGCTCGGGCTGCCCGGGTGACCGCCCCCTCGGACGGCCCCCCGCACAGGACGGAGAGGTCATCGGCATCAACACGCTCAAGGTTGCGGCCGGCATCTCCTTCGCCATCCCCTCGGACCGCATCACACGCTTCCTCACGGAGTTCCAGGACAGGCACGCCAAAGGTACGGTGCCGCCCGGGGGCTGCCGGGGCAGGGACGCCGGCCTTCCGAGCCGTCCCCCGGCGCCCTGGGGCCCCCGCCCACTCAGCCACGGCCTCCTTCTCTGTCACCCCCCGCCCCGTGCTTCTTGTCCACGTGTGACCCCCACCACGCGAGACTGTCCCCTTCTGGCTGCGTCTCCCACCCGCCACCCGCCTCTAGCGACCTGGGCCCCCCAGGCTCCACTTCTCTGGGCGGCTGCAGACTCGTCcgtctgtcctccctccctccctcccctcccttcctctcttccttccttccttcctttcttccttcctccctctctcccttccttcctctcttcccttcttcctgtcttcctttctttctccctccctccctcctttccttcctccctccctccctccctccccttcctccctccctccctccctccctcctttccttcctcccacccacccatccccgcACACTGCCCTCTCAGTCTGCTGGTCGGGTCGACTGCCCAGGAGGGTAGCCTTGACTCCAAAGCGGTGGTGCCCAAGCCCCTGATCCTTGGAAGTCATGTTCTCTCAGCCCCTTCTCTCCGTCCCCATCCACACAGGGATGTCCAGCCTCCCCTGCCCGCTTCTGGACAGCCAGGGGCATCCACCCGGTGCGGGCCTTGGCCAGGCACAGGTGACTCCCCAGTGAGGGCCTGCCAAGCGCCTTCTTACAGTTGGTGGCCACGGCTGTTCTCCAAAGTAGGGTCGTGTCTCCTGATCTCAGGAGCTTTCCTGGCGGCCTCGACGCTCCTGCCTTTCATTTTAGCCCAAGTGAGCGCCTCCCTCCAGCCGTTTTGTCTCCCGCGCCCACCTGCTCGCCGCCCAGGCCTCCCCCCCGCCACTCCCACCTTCAGACTGCTCCCctgtctcctcccagccccctcaCCAGCAGTTCGCTGAGAGCAGGGGGCCTCTTCGTG encodes:
- the HTRA3 gene encoding serine protease HTRA3 isoform X2 — translated: MWRRALPRPLRRRPQPGPSTASAPPLVPGPSPALLRPDAGPAAMQARALLLAALAALALAREPPAASCPARCDVSRCPSPRCPGGYVPDQCNCCLVCAASEGEPCGRPLDSPCGESLECARGVCRCRWAHAVCGTDGHTYASVCALQAASRRALQLSGTPVRQLQKGACPSGLHQLTSPRYKFNFIADVVEKIAPAVVHIELFLRHPLFGRNVPLSSGSGFIMSEAGLIVTNAHVVSTSNAVSGRQQLKVQLQNGDTYEATIKDIDKKSDIATIQIHPKKKLPALLLGHSADLRPGEFVMAIGSPFALQNTVTTGIVSTAQRDGKELGLRDSDMDYVQTDAIINYGNSGGPLVNLDGEVIGINTLKVAAGISFAIPSDRITRFLTEFQDRHAKGMSSLPCPLLDSQGHPPGAGLGQAQVTPQ